The DNA sequence GTACTAGGCCTTACCACTTCCCATCTATAAAGAATCGGCAGTTACACTTGCTTCGCAATACCTCAGTTAAGCTTTGCAGCATGACTGTGAGTCAGGTTATTTAATATCACACCAGAAACATCGAAGACATGGTTATTTTCCATAACCTAGCAAAAGCGCAAAACAAACGTTGGTAACGCTATATGAGCGTCAGCCATAGTGGGCTTTTCTATGGCAGTTTGGACACAAAGCTATTGCGTTAACAACACTATCATCACCGCCCTTAGCTAGAGGTTTTTTATGGTGAACCTCTAGGTACGGACTACCATCAGATTTACGGTCAAAAGGAGCTAAACTTGAACATCCTCCGCATATACCTTTTGCATTGTATAGAACCTCAGCGACAACATCAGGGTTTCTATCGTAAACCGCCGTCAATACCATTCTTTTCTTTGGCTTAAGCGTTGCTGTTTTTAAACGTTTTCGACGCAGCTCAGCAGAAGACGTAGATGATTGATTAACTTTTTCTCTGAAGCTTTTTTCAAATATCTCATAAGAGACCTCTAGAGGCACCGCTCTAAACTCATCTCCATCGACAACCAATTCTCTTTTCTCTATCGATGGTTCAAACCCATCAGCAACCGTTTGGCCTTTATTGTTTTGGCGTGTTCGCGTTTTAAAAATGAAAAGTTCGTACCCTTCATTTATCACTTTATCAATATGCTTAAGAGAGTGGGCGTAACCTTTGGGAGCCCAATTAGGGCTAAGAATCAGGTCGCTATCTTCCCCATTAGATAAGTCCAAACTAAAAAGAACCTGTTTTTTCGTATCATTACAGTAC is a window from the Agarivorans sp. TSD2052 genome containing:
- a CDS encoding HNH endonuclease; the encoded protein is MSKESRTSFVNRVMGLNLGATQGKYSYCNDTKKQVLFSLDLSNGEDSDLILSPNWAPKGYAHSLKHIDKVINEGYELFIFKTRTRQNNKGQTVADGFEPSIEKRELVVDGDEFRAVPLEVSYEIFEKSFREKVNQSSTSSAELRRKRLKTATLKPKKRMVLTAVYDRNPDVVAEVLYNAKGICGGCSSLAPFDRKSDGSPYLEVHHKKPLAKGGDDSVVNAIALCPNCHRKAHYG